The Pirellulimonas nuda genome includes a region encoding these proteins:
- a CDS encoding dockerin type I domain-containing protein translates to MRAVGFLTRVVLSKPLCIVALLLAAGDSDAQLRIVDWNTGGGARAGVSTVFAAIGQESVGGVAKPIDVLSLQEQTNAAATASFVSVLNSLYGAGTYAAAPIPASAGSTGAGLPGMVYNTQTVELIATQAFGEVNTSNQTRSTLRYQLRPVGYDASADFYLYSNHYKASTGSSNEARRLIEATALRANLDALGQGTSAILSGDFNIQSSSEAMYQKLLSSGPGQAFDPIAKPGDWNNSSAFKQVHTQSPADSQQYPGQITGGVDDRFDFQLVTGELLDGEGLDYLTGSYRTFGNNGTHQLNGSITSGSGATPSVLSALEGASDHLPVVVDYQVPAVLGYALDAPAASYSLGQAASLSLTVQNIADVVASIGADELDWAVSLSGGLSGAASGSLLSDGTSAMLSLALDTSFVGMQSGIVTISSTSQGVANGFAQIPLIWEVASAVIGDYNGNGVVELGDYATWKSAFGSTMDLAADGNSDGVVDAADFSVWRDALAGGSATGVAGASVPEPSCLLLGLIVGSLATSWGRTCVCC, encoded by the coding sequence ATGCGAGCGGTGGGATTCTTGACGCGGGTAGTCCTTTCCAAACCGCTTTGCATCGTTGCCCTGCTGCTCGCCGCCGGCGACAGTGACGCACAGCTGCGGATTGTCGACTGGAATACCGGCGGGGGCGCCCGTGCCGGAGTGTCGACCGTGTTCGCGGCGATTGGCCAGGAGTCGGTGGGGGGGGTCGCCAAGCCGATCGACGTGCTCAGCCTGCAAGAGCAGACCAACGCGGCCGCGACGGCTTCTTTCGTGAGCGTGCTGAACAGCCTCTACGGCGCCGGGACCTATGCCGCGGCCCCAATTCCCGCGAGCGCTGGGTCGACCGGCGCCGGGCTCCCCGGGATGGTCTACAACACACAAACGGTCGAGCTGATCGCCACGCAGGCGTTCGGCGAAGTCAATACCAGCAACCAGACCCGCTCAACGCTGCGGTATCAGCTTCGGCCCGTCGGCTACGACGCTTCGGCAGACTTCTACCTGTACAGCAACCACTACAAGGCCTCGACCGGCAGCTCCAACGAAGCCCGCCGCCTGATCGAGGCGACGGCCCTGCGTGCGAACCTCGACGCTCTCGGGCAAGGAACCTCCGCGATCTTGAGCGGGGACTTCAACATCCAGAGCAGTAGCGAGGCGATGTACCAGAAGCTGCTCTCGTCAGGGCCGGGCCAGGCGTTCGACCCGATCGCCAAGCCCGGCGACTGGAACAACTCTTCGGCTTTCAAGCAGGTTCACACCCAGTCCCCGGCCGACTCGCAGCAGTACCCCGGGCAGATCACCGGCGGCGTCGACGACCGCTTTGATTTTCAGTTGGTCACCGGCGAGCTGCTCGACGGCGAGGGGCTCGACTACCTGACGGGGAGCTACCGCACGTTCGGGAACAACGGCACGCACCAGCTCAACGGGAGCATCACCTCTGGCAGCGGCGCCACGCCCAGCGTGCTGTCGGCCCTGGAGGGCGCCAGCGACCACCTGCCGGTCGTGGTGGACTACCAGGTCCCCGCCGTGCTGGGTTACGCGCTGGATGCCCCCGCGGCTTCGTACTCCTTGGGGCAGGCAGCTAGCCTGTCGCTCACGGTGCAGAACATCGCCGATGTAGTGGCTTCGATTGGCGCCGACGAGCTCGACTGGGCCGTGTCACTCTCTGGGGGACTGAGCGGTGCGGCAAGCGGATCATTACTATCCGACGGGACCTCCGCGATGCTCTCGCTGGCTCTCGACACGAGTTTCGTGGGAATGCAGTCGGGCATCGTGACCATCAGCAGCACGAGCCAAGGCGTCGCCAATGGCTTCGCCCAGATCCCGCTGATTTGGGAGGTCGCCTCCGCGGTGATCGGGGACTACAACGGCAATGGCGTCGTTGAGCTGGGCGATTACGCGACCTGGAAGTCCGCTTTCGGCTCGACAATGGACCTCGCGGCGGATGGCAACTCTGACGGCGTGGTCGATGCGGCGGACTTCTCGGTCTGGCGAGACGCGTTGGCCGGGGGGTCGGCCACCGGCGTAGCAGGTGCGAGCGTGCCTGAGCCTTCGTGCCTGTTGCTCGGGCTGATCGTAGGGTCGTTGGCCACTTCCTGGGGAAGGACATGCGTCTGCTGCTGA